The Nocardioides sp. S-1144 genome includes a region encoding these proteins:
- a CDS encoding tellurite resistance TerB family protein, with protein MPSFWAKLRQSTEGMQQQLLAKKNDLQSGGFRDASMAMCALVAAADGSIDESERQKVSSLITSNEALGNFPPESLRAKFDEACAKLTADYQLGKVELIQVISKTKKKPAEARAVIQIGIIIGGADGTFDDQEKAVVREACHAVGIDPSEFEL; from the coding sequence ATGCCGTCCTTCTGGGCCAAGCTCCGTCAGTCCACCGAAGGCATGCAGCAGCAGCTGCTCGCCAAGAAGAACGACCTGCAGAGCGGCGGCTTCCGCGACGCCAGCATGGCGATGTGCGCCCTCGTCGCCGCCGCCGACGGCAGCATCGACGAGTCCGAGCGCCAGAAGGTCTCCAGCCTCATCACGAGCAACGAGGCGCTCGGCAACTTCCCGCCCGAGAGCCTGCGGGCCAAGTTCGACGAGGCCTGCGCGAAGCTCACCGCCGACTACCAGCTCGGCAAGGTCGAGCTCATCCAGGTGATCTCCAAGACCAAGAAGAAGCCGGCCGAGGCCCGCGCGGTCATCCAGATCGGCATCATCATCGGCGGCGCCGACGGCACCTTCGACGACCAGGAGAAGGCCGTCGTCCGGGAGGCCTGCCACGCGGTCGGCATCGACCCCTCGGAGTTCGAGCTCTGA
- the lpdA gene encoding dihydrolipoyl dehydrogenase: protein MADFDVLVLGAGSGGYACALRAAQLGLSVGLVEKDKVGGTCLHVGCIPTKALLHAAEVADSARESEQFGVRATLDGIDMPGVNAYKDGVVSRLHKGLAGLIKGRGITVLEGAGTVTGPRQVTVAGEVHTGRHLVLASGSYPRTLPGLDVDGERVLTSEHALRLERVPASVIVLGGGVIGSEFASVWRSFGAEVTIVEALPRLVAGEDEASSKALERAFRKRGISFRTGTRFQSLERTDGGVAVTVTSGDDGARTDVLEAELLLVAVGRGPATDGLGLEELGVTTERGFVLTDDHCRTNVEGVYAVGDIVPGLQLAHRGFQQGIFVAEHIAGLDPVPVDETGIPRVTYSHPEVASVGLDEAAARTAYGDDGIETVTYDLGGNGKSQILKTQGFVKLIRRTDGPVVGVHLVGDRVGELIGEAQLIYNWEAHAEDVAPLVHAHPTQNEALGEAHLALAGKPLHAHS, encoded by the coding sequence GTGGCCGACTTCGACGTGCTCGTCCTCGGAGCGGGTTCGGGCGGCTACGCCTGCGCCCTGCGAGCCGCCCAGCTCGGCCTCTCGGTCGGGCTGGTGGAGAAGGACAAGGTCGGCGGCACCTGCCTGCACGTCGGCTGCATCCCCACCAAGGCGCTCCTGCACGCCGCCGAGGTGGCCGACAGCGCTCGCGAGTCCGAGCAGTTCGGCGTCCGGGCCACCCTCGACGGCATCGACATGCCCGGGGTGAACGCCTACAAGGACGGCGTCGTCTCGCGCCTCCACAAGGGGCTGGCCGGCCTGATCAAGGGCCGCGGCATCACCGTGCTCGAGGGCGCCGGCACGGTCACCGGGCCGCGCCAGGTGACAGTGGCCGGCGAGGTCCACACCGGCCGGCACCTCGTCCTCGCCTCCGGCTCCTACCCCCGCACGCTGCCCGGGCTCGACGTCGACGGCGAGCGCGTCCTCACCTCGGAGCACGCGCTCCGCCTCGAGCGCGTCCCCGCCTCCGTCATCGTCCTCGGGGGCGGCGTGATCGGCAGCGAGTTCGCCAGCGTCTGGCGCAGCTTCGGCGCCGAGGTCACCATCGTCGAGGCCCTCCCCCGCCTGGTCGCCGGCGAGGACGAGGCGTCGTCCAAGGCCCTCGAGCGGGCCTTCCGCAAGCGCGGGATCTCCTTCCGCACCGGCACCCGCTTCCAGTCCCTCGAGCGCACCGACGGCGGCGTCGCCGTCACCGTCACCAGCGGCGACGACGGCGCGCGGACCGACGTGCTCGAGGCCGAGCTGCTCCTGGTCGCGGTCGGCCGCGGCCCGGCCACCGACGGCCTCGGCCTCGAGGAGCTCGGGGTCACGACGGAGCGCGGCTTCGTGCTCACCGACGACCACTGCCGCACCAACGTCGAGGGCGTCTACGCCGTCGGCGACATCGTCCCGGGGCTCCAGCTCGCCCACCGCGGCTTCCAGCAGGGCATCTTCGTCGCCGAGCACATCGCCGGGCTCGACCCGGTCCCCGTCGACGAGACCGGCATCCCGCGCGTCACCTACTCCCACCCGGAGGTCGCCTCGGTCGGCCTCGACGAGGCCGCCGCCCGCACGGCCTACGGCGACGACGGCATCGAGACCGTCACCTACGACCTCGGCGGCAACGGCAAGAGCCAGATCCTCAAGACCCAGGGGTTCGTGAAGCTCATCCGTCGCACCGACGGTCCCGTCGTCGGCGTCCACCTCGTGGGCGACCGGGTCGGCGAGCTCATCGGCGAGGCCCAGCTCATCTACAACTGGGAGGCGCACGCCGAGGACGTCGCCCCCCTGGTCCACGCCCACCCCACCCAGAACGAAGCTCTCGGCGAGGCCCACCTGGCCCTCGCCGGGAAGCCTCTGCACGCCCACTCCTGA
- the sucB gene encoding 2-oxoglutarate dehydrogenase, E2 component, dihydrolipoamide succinyltransferase, translating into MATEVNLPALGESVTEGTVTRWLKQVGDTVAVDEPLLEVSTDKVDTEIPSPVAGTLLEIKAQEDDTVEVGAVLAVIGDEGESAGDADESAAPEAQPKDEGEAEKKAEQEEEIVEEKGDLPAGDETPEKEKPAEDAPAASGGGEATSVTLPALGESVTEGTVTRWLKSVGDDVAVDEPLLEVSTDKVDTEIPSPVAGTLLEIKVEEDETVEVGAELAVIGDKGASAADVSGSAAPEAQPKDDGEAEKKAEQEEEIVEEKGELPAGDETPEKEKAPEPEKKPEPENPQAPTDAPTSSKEQAPAPSAQSPSTGESSEGSSDGGSYVTPLVRKLAAQHNVDLASVSGSGVGGRIRKQDVLDAASAAKEAAAAPAAAAPAAPAASSSAPAAQAPSVTPSPLRGTTEKISRLRKIIAERMVDSLQSGAQLTQVVEVDVTNVARLRNAKKEEFLAREGVKLSYLPFFTKAAVDALKQHPKLNATIDTDEGTITYYDRENIAFAVDTEKGLLTPVVKDAGDLSIAGLAKKIADVAGRTRANKIGPDELGGGTFTITNLGSVGALWDTPIINKPQVAIMGPGAVVKRAVVIDDPNLGETIAVRHMVYLALTYDHRLVDGADAGRFLQDVKKRLESGVFEV; encoded by the coding sequence ATGGCCACCGAAGTCAACCTCCCGGCACTCGGGGAGTCCGTCACCGAAGGCACCGTCACCCGCTGGCTCAAGCAGGTCGGTGACACGGTCGCGGTCGACGAGCCCCTGCTGGAGGTCTCGACCGACAAGGTCGACACCGAGATCCCCTCCCCCGTGGCCGGAACGCTGCTGGAGATCAAGGCCCAGGAGGACGACACCGTCGAGGTCGGCGCCGTGCTGGCCGTGATCGGTGACGAGGGCGAGTCCGCCGGCGACGCCGACGAGTCCGCCGCGCCCGAGGCCCAGCCCAAGGACGAGGGCGAGGCCGAGAAGAAGGCCGAGCAGGAGGAGGAGATCGTCGAGGAGAAGGGCGACCTGCCCGCCGGCGACGAGACCCCCGAGAAGGAGAAGCCCGCCGAGGACGCGCCCGCCGCGTCCGGCGGCGGCGAGGCCACCTCGGTCACGCTGCCCGCCCTGGGCGAGTCGGTCACCGAGGGCACCGTCACCCGCTGGCTGAAGTCGGTCGGCGACGACGTCGCCGTCGATGAGCCGCTGCTCGAGGTCTCCACCGACAAGGTCGACACCGAGATCCCCTCGCCGGTCGCCGGCACCCTGCTCGAGATCAAGGTCGAGGAGGACGAGACCGTCGAGGTCGGCGCCGAGCTGGCCGTCATCGGCGACAAGGGCGCCTCCGCCGCCGACGTCAGCGGCTCCGCCGCGCCCGAGGCCCAGCCGAAGGACGACGGCGAGGCCGAGAAGAAGGCCGAGCAGGAGGAGGAGATCGTCGAGGAGAAGGGCGAGCTCCCCGCCGGCGACGAGACTCCCGAGAAGGAGAAGGCGCCGGAGCCGGAGAAGAAGCCGGAGCCGGAGAACCCGCAGGCGCCGACCGACGCACCCACGTCGTCGAAGGAGCAGGCGCCGGCCCCCAGCGCGCAGTCCCCGTCGACCGGCGAGTCCTCGGAGGGCTCCTCCGACGGCGGCAGCTACGTGACGCCGCTGGTCCGCAAGCTCGCGGCCCAGCACAACGTCGACCTCGCGTCGGTGTCCGGCTCGGGCGTCGGTGGCCGCATCCGCAAGCAGGACGTCCTCGACGCCGCGAGCGCCGCCAAGGAGGCCGCGGCCGCACCTGCCGCCGCCGCTCCCGCCGCGCCGGCCGCGTCGTCGTCCGCACCGGCCGCCCAGGCGCCCTCGGTCACCCCCTCGCCGCTGCGCGGGACCACCGAGAAGATCAGCCGGCTGCGCAAGATCATCGCCGAGCGGATGGTCGACTCGCTGCAGTCGGGCGCCCAGCTCACCCAGGTGGTCGAGGTCGACGTCACCAACGTCGCCCGCCTGCGCAACGCCAAGAAGGAGGAGTTCCTCGCCCGCGAGGGCGTCAAGCTCTCCTACCTGCCGTTCTTCACCAAGGCGGCGGTCGACGCGCTCAAGCAGCACCCCAAGCTGAACGCGACGATCGACACCGACGAGGGCACGATCACCTACTACGACCGCGAGAACATCGCGTTCGCCGTCGACACCGAGAAGGGCCTGCTGACGCCGGTCGTCAAGGACGCCGGCGACCTGTCGATCGCCGGCCTGGCCAAGAAGATCGCCGACGTCGCCGGGCGCACCCGCGCCAACAAGATCGGTCCCGACGAGCTCGGCGGCGGCACCTTCACCATCACCAACCTCGGCAGCGTGGGCGCGCTGTGGGACACCCCGATCATCAACAAGCCGCAGGTCGCGATCATGGGCCCCGGTGCCGTGGTCAAGCGGGCCGTCGTCATCGACGACCCCAACCTCGGTGAGACGATCGCGGTGCGCCACATGGTCTACCTCGCGCTGACCTACGACCACCGCCTGGTCGACGGCGCCGACGCCGGCCGCTTCCTGCAGGACGTCAAGAAGCGCCTCGAGTCCGGCGTGTTCGAGGTCTGA